One part of the Amphiura filiformis chromosome 5, Afil_fr2py, whole genome shotgun sequence genome encodes these proteins:
- the LOC140152465 gene encoding uncharacterized protein isoform X1, translating to MANLDYSDPVEITDGGKIIRVRDLVEEADHTVYVRHKGAPLSDTQPYFRVKVVQQAKDAPIAIGVSSETDLDANDIEDDDDEHKRNKDALAYFSDNGAIATPARKGSEEFVQTYGQGDVVGCLVDFHSARKSLICVIKNDRIIYRRWVSIKAEVLYPIINVWWGPVELHVNWLNQSPPSLSMNNLSDWCMPDTVTSDDEHFSLRTSPRLVAIQSPFPWQEGSAYYFELSIVSMGEDAEEGPVIGLTAAIYSDEKLPGKTAETIGYSAANNRIYTDTPPTGVELNEECRCSDGDRMGCGILFVDNTKENKRDTQKVVVYFTKNGKVVHHAAMDQPVGGFYPSVGLAAAGCSVKMNLGCSAPSLPNAAEWCKKATSGFGMFGLGGFVGGKINQQGPRHEEGEQKDGFCFAANIGPPSGNVIRPRDSVKGHKLIQKLETLSREQPYFTAVMVDDMTESPDNESEKDSEGIVCIGISRQGQTVGCFPGNLVDTIGYETDGEITSGGGRSTKTKSFTRGDVIGCFVEYFDEVKIVQFVKNGDLVGMAPLSGGDQDLFPSIGFAREPCGVRVTWPSSKPKLPDMFSKDNISSWLKSPGIKLNGNKFCIQKKLRKLKSLQIKSPQPLTRAWSFYEVTIACALLSKDGNRSGKKLHTTPSIGLTNLAGEFTFKKLCDRSEARDIRFYCNTNSVGYKDAMGHALHPVNKKLESGDRLGFGIVYPAVKNQPGDRACQVIVVYCTINGDIIYHRAMEQPAGGFYPVTCLFKYGDDVEIGNQCSPPVLGDISSWLKEAEQLRKDIHKAKKAAGDHRQTAADRKARPASPVERPKNNLNKKKIYIHCDPERYNEATYIQAGLEEKGFTTSLLGEDKLNSSKIAKELLTCVKSCDLLVCCIGPEIPCSKHTTTVLALTKEYRKPVLPAILEHVDWPPSGELQEELDMFTMDKIEFTEDFQWGIGQVEEKSQVLIGKGYNAKKIVVKDGDAAKLLYSDAQKGSKTMNKSSDPDALQRAIDDADKRKATSFGSNEPARPRSTPPTKTSTEAPSQLRAQSAQPRGQVQRNSKACVLL from the exons ATGGCCAACCTGGATTATTCTGATCCAGTTGAAATTACTGATGGTGGTAAAATCATTCGAGTGAGAGACCTGGTAGAGGAAGCTGATCACACTGTCTATGTCCGCCACAAAGGAGCTCCGCTGTCGGACACTCAACCATACTTCAGAGTCAAAGTTGTTCAGCAAG CAAAAGATGCACCCATTGCAATTGGAGTGAGCTCAGAGACTGACTTAGATGCCAATGAtattgaagatgatgatgatgagcatAAGAGAAATAAAGATGCTTTGGCATATTTCAGTGATAATGGTGCCATAGCAACACCAGCTAGGAAGGGAAGTGAGGAGTTTGTACAAACATATGGACAAG GTGATGTAGTTGGTTGTCTTGTTGACTTCCACTCAGCACGCAAATCATTGATTTGTGTCATCAAGAATGATCGCATCATTTATCGTCGTTGGGTGTCCATTAAAGCAGAGGTTTTATACCCAATAATCAATGTTTGGTGGGGTCCTGTGGAGCTCCATGTTAATTGGCTAAACCAAAGTCCACCGTCGTTATCAATG aaCAATCTATCAGATTGGTGTATGCCAGACACAGTGACCTCTGATGATGAACATTTCAGTCTCAGGACATCACCAAGACTAGTAGCAATACAATCACCATTTCCATGGCAAGAAG GTTCAGCATATTATTTTGAGTTGAGCATAGTGTCCATGGGAGAGGATGCAGAAGAAGGTCCAGTAATAGGATTGACAGCAGCAATATATTCAGATGAAAAACTACCAGGAAAAACAGCTGAAACTATTGGGTATAGTGCTGCAAATAATCGCATCTATACAGATACCCCACCAACAG GTGTAGAGCTCAACGAAGAATGCCGTTGCAGTGACGGTGATAGAATGGGTTGTGGAATTCTCTTTGTTGATAATACGAAAGAAAACAAGAGAGACACGCAGAAAGTTGTGGTATATTTCACTAAGAATGGTAAAGTTGTACACCATGCTGCAATGGATCAACCTGTAGGAGGGTTTTACCCCAGTGTTGGACTAGCTGCAGCTG GTTGTTCAGTGAAAATGAACTTGGGATGTTCTGCTCCATCTCTCCCCAATGCTGCTGAATGGTGTAAGAAAGCTACCAGTGGTTTTGGTATGTTTGGCTTGGGAGGATTTGTAG GTGGAAAGATCAATCAGCAGGGCCCAAGGCATGAAGAAGGTGAACAGAAAGATGGATTTTGTTTTGCTGCCAATATTGGCCCTCCATCTGGTAATGTAATAAGGCCAAGAGATTCTGTCAAAGGACATAAACTGATCCAAAAATTGGAAACATTATCAAGAGAGCAGCCATACTTCACTGCTGTAATGGTGGATG ACATGACTGAATCGCCCGACAACGAAAGCGAGAAAG ATTCTGAAGGAATTGTGTGTATAGGAATAAGTCGTCAAGGACAGACAGTAGGCTGTTTTCCAGGCAATCTTGTAGATACAATTGGTTATGAGACAGATGGAGAAATAACAAGTGGTGGTGGCAGATCAACAAAGACAAAGTCTTTCACTAGAG GCGATGTTATAGGCTGTTTTGTGGAGTATTTTGATGAAGTAAAAATAGTGCAATTTGTAAAGAATGGAGACTTGGTTGGCATGGCTCCATTATCTGGAGGTGATCAAGATCTGTTTCCAAGTATTGGGTTTGCAAGAGAACCATGTGGTGTCAGAGTGACATGGCCCAGTAGTAAACCAAAATTACCAGATATGTTTTCTAAG GACAACATTTCAAGTTGGTTGAAAAGTCCCGGCATAAAACTCAAtggcaataaattttgtattcagAAGAAGCTGAGAAAATTGAAGAGTTTACAGATCAAGTCTCCACAACCACTGACAAGAG CATGGAGCTTTTATGAGGTAACAATCGCATGTGCATTACTGAGTAAGGATGGTAACAGATCTGGGAAGAAGCTACATACCACACCATCAATTGGCTTAACCAATCTGGCTGGTGAATTCACATTCAAGAAGCTATGTGATAGGAGTGAGGCTAGAGACATCAGATTCTACTGCAATACAAATAGCGTAGGCTATAAAGATGCAATGGGCCATGCAT TGCATCCTGTCAACAAGAAGCTGGAATCAGGAGACAGATTAGGGTTTGGTATAGTGTATCCAGCGGTGAAGAACCAACCTGGTGATAGAGCATGTCAGGTGATAGTAGTATACTGTACCATCAATGGAGACATTATATATCACAGAGCTATGGAACAACCTGCTGGAGGATTCTATCCTGTTACATGCTTGTTTAAATATG GTGATGACGTTGAAATAGGCAATCAGTGTAGTCCACCTGTATTAGGAGACATCTCATCTTGGTTGAAGGAAGCAGAACAACTCAGAAAAGATATCCATAAAGCAAAGAAAGCAG CTGGTGATCACCGCCAAACAGCAGCAGACAGGAAAGCACGACCAGCCTCGCCAGTAGAAAGACCCAAAAATAATCTGAATAAGAAGAAAATCTATATCCACTGTGACCCAGAAAGATATAATGAGGCTACCTATATACAGGCAGG ATTGGAAGAGAAAGGTTTCACAACCTCGCTGCTTGGTGAAGACAAACTAAACAGTTCCAAGATAGCCAAAGAACTGTTGACATGTGTGAAATCATGTGACCTACTGGTATGCTGTATTGGACCAGAGATACCATGTAGTAAACATACTACAACTGTATTAGCATTAACCAAGGAATACAGGAAGCCTGTACTACCTGCTATATTAGAGCATGTTGATTGGCCACCATCAGGAGAACTGCAGGAAGAATTGGATATGTTTACCATGGATAAGATTG aattcaccGAGGATTTCCAGTGGGGCATAGGACAGGTGGAAGAGAAGAGCCAAGTGTTGATTGGCAAAGGTTACAATGCCAAGAAGATTGTTGTCAAGGACGGAGATGCTGCTAAGCTTCTATATTCCGATGCTCAG AAAGGCAGCAAGACCATGAATAAATCGAGTGATCCAGATGCATTACAAAGAGCAATAGATGATGCCGACAAGAGGAAAGCAACATCATTTGGGAGCAACGAACCAGCAAGACCACGAAGCACACCACCAACAAAGACATCAACGGAAGCACCAAGTCAACTCAGGGCACAGTCGGCACAACCAAGGGGACAGGTGCAGAGGAACTCTAAGGCATGTGTCTTACTGTGA
- the LOC140152465 gene encoding uncharacterized protein isoform X2, whose translation MANLDYSDPVEITDGGKIIRVRDLVEEADHTVYVRHKGAPLSDTQPYFRVKVVQQAKDAPIAIGVSSETDLDANDIEDDDDEHKRNKDALAYFSDNGAIATPARKGSEEFVQTYGQGDVVGCLVDFHSARKSLICVIKNDRIIYRRWVSIKAEVLYPIINVWWGPVELHVNWLNQSPPSLSMNNLSDWCMPDTVTSDDEHFSLRTSPRLVAIQSPFPWQEGSAYYFELSIVSMGEDAEEGPVIGLTAAIYSDEKLPGKTAETIGYSAANNRIYTDTPPTGVELNEECRCSDGDRMGCGILFVDNTKENKRDTQKVVVYFTKNGKVVHHAAMDQPVGGFYPSVGLAAAGCSVKMNLGCSAPSLPNAAEWCKKATSGFGMFGLGGFVGGKINQQGPRHEEGEQKDGFCFAANIGPPSGNVIRPRDSVKGHKLIQKLETLSREQPYFTAVMVDDSEGIVCIGISRQGQTVGCFPGNLVDTIGYETDGEITSGGGRSTKTKSFTRGDVIGCFVEYFDEVKIVQFVKNGDLVGMAPLSGGDQDLFPSIGFAREPCGVRVTWPSSKPKLPDMFSKDNISSWLKSPGIKLNGNKFCIQKKLRKLKSLQIKSPQPLTRAWSFYEVTIACALLSKDGNRSGKKLHTTPSIGLTNLAGEFTFKKLCDRSEARDIRFYCNTNSVGYKDAMGHALHPVNKKLESGDRLGFGIVYPAVKNQPGDRACQVIVVYCTINGDIIYHRAMEQPAGGFYPVTCLFKYGDDVEIGNQCSPPVLGDISSWLKEAEQLRKDIHKAKKAAGDHRQTAADRKARPASPVERPKNNLNKKKIYIHCDPERYNEATYIQAGLEEKGFTTSLLGEDKLNSSKIAKELLTCVKSCDLLVCCIGPEIPCSKHTTTVLALTKEYRKPVLPAILEHVDWPPSGELQEELDMFTMDKIEFTEDFQWGIGQVEEKSQVLIGKGYNAKKIVVKDGDAAKLLYSDAQKGSKTMNKSSDPDALQRAIDDADKRKATSFGSNEPARPRSTPPTKTSTEAPSQLRAQSAQPRGQVQRNSKACVLL comes from the exons ATGGCCAACCTGGATTATTCTGATCCAGTTGAAATTACTGATGGTGGTAAAATCATTCGAGTGAGAGACCTGGTAGAGGAAGCTGATCACACTGTCTATGTCCGCCACAAAGGAGCTCCGCTGTCGGACACTCAACCATACTTCAGAGTCAAAGTTGTTCAGCAAG CAAAAGATGCACCCATTGCAATTGGAGTGAGCTCAGAGACTGACTTAGATGCCAATGAtattgaagatgatgatgatgagcatAAGAGAAATAAAGATGCTTTGGCATATTTCAGTGATAATGGTGCCATAGCAACACCAGCTAGGAAGGGAAGTGAGGAGTTTGTACAAACATATGGACAAG GTGATGTAGTTGGTTGTCTTGTTGACTTCCACTCAGCACGCAAATCATTGATTTGTGTCATCAAGAATGATCGCATCATTTATCGTCGTTGGGTGTCCATTAAAGCAGAGGTTTTATACCCAATAATCAATGTTTGGTGGGGTCCTGTGGAGCTCCATGTTAATTGGCTAAACCAAAGTCCACCGTCGTTATCAATG aaCAATCTATCAGATTGGTGTATGCCAGACACAGTGACCTCTGATGATGAACATTTCAGTCTCAGGACATCACCAAGACTAGTAGCAATACAATCACCATTTCCATGGCAAGAAG GTTCAGCATATTATTTTGAGTTGAGCATAGTGTCCATGGGAGAGGATGCAGAAGAAGGTCCAGTAATAGGATTGACAGCAGCAATATATTCAGATGAAAAACTACCAGGAAAAACAGCTGAAACTATTGGGTATAGTGCTGCAAATAATCGCATCTATACAGATACCCCACCAACAG GTGTAGAGCTCAACGAAGAATGCCGTTGCAGTGACGGTGATAGAATGGGTTGTGGAATTCTCTTTGTTGATAATACGAAAGAAAACAAGAGAGACACGCAGAAAGTTGTGGTATATTTCACTAAGAATGGTAAAGTTGTACACCATGCTGCAATGGATCAACCTGTAGGAGGGTTTTACCCCAGTGTTGGACTAGCTGCAGCTG GTTGTTCAGTGAAAATGAACTTGGGATGTTCTGCTCCATCTCTCCCCAATGCTGCTGAATGGTGTAAGAAAGCTACCAGTGGTTTTGGTATGTTTGGCTTGGGAGGATTTGTAG GTGGAAAGATCAATCAGCAGGGCCCAAGGCATGAAGAAGGTGAACAGAAAGATGGATTTTGTTTTGCTGCCAATATTGGCCCTCCATCTGGTAATGTAATAAGGCCAAGAGATTCTGTCAAAGGACATAAACTGATCCAAAAATTGGAAACATTATCAAGAGAGCAGCCATACTTCACTGCTGTAATGGTGGATG ATTCTGAAGGAATTGTGTGTATAGGAATAAGTCGTCAAGGACAGACAGTAGGCTGTTTTCCAGGCAATCTTGTAGATACAATTGGTTATGAGACAGATGGAGAAATAACAAGTGGTGGTGGCAGATCAACAAAGACAAAGTCTTTCACTAGAG GCGATGTTATAGGCTGTTTTGTGGAGTATTTTGATGAAGTAAAAATAGTGCAATTTGTAAAGAATGGAGACTTGGTTGGCATGGCTCCATTATCTGGAGGTGATCAAGATCTGTTTCCAAGTATTGGGTTTGCAAGAGAACCATGTGGTGTCAGAGTGACATGGCCCAGTAGTAAACCAAAATTACCAGATATGTTTTCTAAG GACAACATTTCAAGTTGGTTGAAAAGTCCCGGCATAAAACTCAAtggcaataaattttgtattcagAAGAAGCTGAGAAAATTGAAGAGTTTACAGATCAAGTCTCCACAACCACTGACAAGAG CATGGAGCTTTTATGAGGTAACAATCGCATGTGCATTACTGAGTAAGGATGGTAACAGATCTGGGAAGAAGCTACATACCACACCATCAATTGGCTTAACCAATCTGGCTGGTGAATTCACATTCAAGAAGCTATGTGATAGGAGTGAGGCTAGAGACATCAGATTCTACTGCAATACAAATAGCGTAGGCTATAAAGATGCAATGGGCCATGCAT TGCATCCTGTCAACAAGAAGCTGGAATCAGGAGACAGATTAGGGTTTGGTATAGTGTATCCAGCGGTGAAGAACCAACCTGGTGATAGAGCATGTCAGGTGATAGTAGTATACTGTACCATCAATGGAGACATTATATATCACAGAGCTATGGAACAACCTGCTGGAGGATTCTATCCTGTTACATGCTTGTTTAAATATG GTGATGACGTTGAAATAGGCAATCAGTGTAGTCCACCTGTATTAGGAGACATCTCATCTTGGTTGAAGGAAGCAGAACAACTCAGAAAAGATATCCATAAAGCAAAGAAAGCAG CTGGTGATCACCGCCAAACAGCAGCAGACAGGAAAGCACGACCAGCCTCGCCAGTAGAAAGACCCAAAAATAATCTGAATAAGAAGAAAATCTATATCCACTGTGACCCAGAAAGATATAATGAGGCTACCTATATACAGGCAGG ATTGGAAGAGAAAGGTTTCACAACCTCGCTGCTTGGTGAAGACAAACTAAACAGTTCCAAGATAGCCAAAGAACTGTTGACATGTGTGAAATCATGTGACCTACTGGTATGCTGTATTGGACCAGAGATACCATGTAGTAAACATACTACAACTGTATTAGCATTAACCAAGGAATACAGGAAGCCTGTACTACCTGCTATATTAGAGCATGTTGATTGGCCACCATCAGGAGAACTGCAGGAAGAATTGGATATGTTTACCATGGATAAGATTG aattcaccGAGGATTTCCAGTGGGGCATAGGACAGGTGGAAGAGAAGAGCCAAGTGTTGATTGGCAAAGGTTACAATGCCAAGAAGATTGTTGTCAAGGACGGAGATGCTGCTAAGCTTCTATATTCCGATGCTCAG AAAGGCAGCAAGACCATGAATAAATCGAGTGATCCAGATGCATTACAAAGAGCAATAGATGATGCCGACAAGAGGAAAGCAACATCATTTGGGAGCAACGAACCAGCAAGACCACGAAGCACACCACCAACAAAGACATCAACGGAAGCACCAAGTCAACTCAGGGCACAGTCGGCACAACCAAGGGGACAGGTGCAGAGGAACTCTAAGGCATGTGTCTTACTGTGA